A window from Schistosoma haematobium chromosome 1, whole genome shotgun sequence encodes these proteins:
- a CDS encoding hypothetical protein (EggNog:ENOG410IHNB~COG:O) — protein sequence MAAGDQQLVHTLFVSLGYWSPCAPLVRNQGFPTPLSGLSMFTNPVRVPDILFSSSQFCKQHPWCEKAMSRTSLADAVYAWPCESGLSPLSAAKISSNQYGNFPSIIIPTINYFPCSTNHNQYSYIKLPIHWPKYFITHQPIIPIDVTISNLSQSSSTMITSSQLSRQKRSIIYHHPINQSSNQSIPLKQLLYRFSKLYPIACLQLKIQFLSNNKEDNDNRLGSQIVLSLGSNKQTIRNVFNIEKSYANAYHEDYNDDDDHLRENSETSSHTSSPPLSSKSFRIDWSILRQEISDLKNNTLPYHVWINVSMPIYPTTITTTTTTTTTDLNTLYNQTNHHYNEYVNPSKLYETILEQSDHWIAIDSIQLLSIYSTNNVCIDDILLYTHQNRQFLKSTCQNKLIWISNNKQSNHSRQILYLNSNGYPILLNRTNSSSLSSQSNHHHHHKKKDRNNFILQSFKSIYSKKYSFYRSVHMIWIAGSLLLAVFITFLAILFIITFSLSVMCNQRKTVNTIHLSTTNSTTENNISSRNEKCKNNMPLLYEPHNRRKFYLNHYNKENCNNELLRILSNNLPNNSFLIDLHNHLSSSSSSSLHGLLNHHQNEGKQQNNSQQIIITSTTHQQFVDDNSTELSLCMQDDKNEFLRSIDRKIVDNSDVSTTSAIQLLRNWNFYKQRSTSSYGYYSSPFSSSSNNNNNNNNNPIKQSNVKHNTSMLLYTDHHHHHHQDHPLFGKGYAHSNIIASNPNTSNFNDKLEENVMYRCQSRNDTPNLHTISNIRQSLILSINDKNEFILLPLSNSMNPNESNQISSTINNNSSTLGMLNSLSEEDAEATRLEMAASVGALDQQYLQQHNNNDNTLDHLDYTLSSFIRNDDERPPPSYHDSSS from the exons atggcagccggtgaccaacaattggttcataccctatttgtttctttaggatactggagcccatgtgcaccattggttcggaatcagggttttccaactcccctaagtggactcTCAATGTTCACTAACCCGGTTAGagtgccggacattctcttttcgtcctctcaattttgtaaacaacacccttggtgcgagaaggcaatgagtaggacttccctggcagatgctgtatacgcgtggccatgtgagagcggactttctccactctcggcc GCTAAAATATCATCAAATCAATATGGGAATTTCCCATCTATTATTATTCCAACAATCAATTATTTCCCATGTTCCACTAATCATAATCAATATTCCTATATAAAATTACCAATTCATTGGCCTAAATATTTTATAACACATCAACCAATTATACCAATTGATGTAACAATATCTAATTTAAGTCAATCATCATCTACTATGATTACATCATCACAATTATCCAGACAAAAACGATCCATTATTTATCATCATCCAATAAATCAATCATCAAATCAATCTATTCcattgaaacaattattatataGATTTTCTAAATTATATCCAATAGCTTGTTTACAATTGAAAATACAATTTCTATCTAATAATAAGGAGGATAATGATAATAGATTAGGTAGTCAAATTGTTTTAAGTTTAGG ttcaaataaacaaacaattcgAAATGTGTTCAATATTGAAAAATCATATGCAAATGCATATCATGAAGattacaatgatgatgatgatcatcttAGGGAAAATAGTGAGACATCATCACATACTTCATCTCCTCCTCTATCAAGTAAATCATTTAGAATTGATTGGTCAATATTACGTCAAGAAATAtctgatttaaaaaataatacattACCATATCATGTATGGATTAATGTTTCAATGCCTATCTATCCTACcactatcactactactactactactactactactgatctTAATACACTCTATAATCAAactaatcatcattataatgaaTATGTAAATCCTTCCAAACTTTATGAGACCATCTTAGAACAATCTGATCATTGGATTGCTATAGATTCTATACAATTATTATCTATATACAGTACAAATAATGTATGCATTGATGATATCCTATTGTATACACATCAAAATAGACAATTCTTAAAATCAACATGTCAGAATAAATTAATTTggattagtaataataaacaatcgaATCATTCTAGACAAATTTTATATCTTAATTCAAATGGTTATCCAATATTATTGAATAGAACtaattcatcatcattatctagtcaatcaaatcatcatcatcatcataagaagaaagatagaaataattttattctacaATCTTTTAAATCAATCTATTCAAAGAAATATTCATTCTATCGTAGTGTACATATGATATGGATAGCTGgttcattattattagcagtatttattacatttttagctattttatttattattacatttagtTTATCCGTTATGTGTAATCAACGTAAAACTGTCAACACTATTCATTTGAGTACTACtaattcaactactgaaaataatataagtagtcgaaatgaaaaatgtaaaaataatatGCCATTATTGTATGAACCACATAATCGTCGAAAATTCTATTTAAATCATTATAATAAAGAGaattgtaataatgaattattaagaattttatcaaataatttaccgaataattcatttttaatagatttacataatcatttatcttcatcatcatcatcatcattacatGGTTTAttaaatcatcatcaaaatgaaggaaaacaacaaaataattcaCAACAGATTATTATTACATCAACAACACATCAACAATTTGTAGATGATAATTCAACGGAACTTAGTTTATGTATGcaagatgataaaaatgaatttcttCGT TCAATTGATAGAAAAATTGTTGACAATTCAGATGTATCTACAACAAGTGCTATACAATTATTACGTAATTGGAATTTTTATAAACAACGTAGTACATCATCTTATGGTTATTATTCTTCACCATTTAGTTCTTcatctaacaataataataataataataataatcctataAAACAATCCAATGTAAAACATAATACATCAATGTTATTATATACGGatcatcaccaccatcatcatcaggATCATCCATTATTTGGAAAAGGTTATGCTCATTCTAATATAATTGCCAGTAATCCTAATACATCAAATTTCAATGATAAATTAGAAGAGAATGTTATGTATCGATGTCAATCAAGAAATGATACACCGAATTTACATACAATATCAAATATACGTCAATCTTTAATATTATCCATTAATGAtaagaatgaattcattctattacCATTATCGAATTCTATGAATCCAAATGAATCAAATCAAATATCATcaaccattaataataatagtagtacaTTAGGTATGTTAAATAGTTTATCTGAAGAAGATGCTGAAGCAACACGTTTAGAAATGGCAGCTTCTGTTGGTGCATTAGATCAACAATATTTACAacaacataataataatgataatacattAGATCATTTAGATTATACTTTATCATCATTTATTAGAAATGATGATGAAAGACCACCACCTAGTTATCATGATTCATCATCttag